In Ochrobactrum sp. Marseille-Q0166, a single genomic region encodes these proteins:
- the uvrA gene encoding excinuclease ABC subunit UvrA: MSDQKFISIRGAREHNLKNVDLDLPRDKLIVMTGLSGSGKSSLAFDTIYAEGQRRYVESLSAYARQFLEMMQKPDVDQIDGLSPAISIEQKTTSRNPRSTVGTVTEIYDYMRLLFARVGVPYSPATGLPIESQTVSQMVDRVLAFEEGTRLYILAPIVRGRKGEYKKELAELQKKGFQRVKVDGTFYEIADVPALDKKYKHDIDVVVDRVVVRADLATRLADSLETCLKLAEGLAIAEFADKPLLAEDTSAGGSANKSANETHERVMFSEKFACPVSGFTIPEIEPRLFSFNNPFGACPTCDGLGTQQAIDPNLIVPDENSALKDGAIAPWARSSSPYYNQTLEALGKAYGFKVSAKWVDLSDEAKDAILYGTRGKEITFQYDDGLRSYQTTKAFEGVIPNLERRWKETDSAWSREEIERFMSSTPCPACKGFRLKPEALAVKVGMKHIGEITSMSIRNADQWFRDVDGTFNDKQREIAARILKEIRERLEFLNDVGLDYLTLARNSGTLSGGESQRIRLASQIGSGLTGVLYVLDEPSIGLHQRDNARLLDTLRHLRDLGNTVIVVEHDEDAILTADYVVDIGPAAGVHGGKIIAQGTPKDVMSNPNSLTGKYLSGVMEVAVPAERRKLIKNKRIRVVGARGNNLKNVSADIPLGTFTAVTGVSGGGKSTFLIETLFKAASRRIMGSREHPAEHDRIEGLEFLDKVIDIDQSPIGRTPRSNPATYTGAFTPIRDWFSGLPEAKARGYQPGRFSFNVKGGRCEACQGDGVIKIEMHFLPDVYVTCDVCHGKRYNRETLEVQFKGKSIADVLDMTVEEGAEFFTAVPAVRDKLETLVKVGLGYIKVGQQATTLSGGEAQRVKLAKELSRKATGKTLYILDEPTTGLHFHDVAKLLEVLHELVEQGNTVVVIEHNLEVIKTADWVIDLGPEGGDGGGEIVAVGRPEDIVKEKRSYTGQFLKELLERRPKGKAEAAE; the protein is encoded by the coding sequence ATGAGCGATCAGAAATTCATTTCCATACGTGGCGCGCGTGAACACAATCTGAAAAATGTCGATCTAGATTTGCCACGCGACAAGCTGATCGTGATGACAGGTCTTTCAGGTTCCGGCAAATCATCGCTGGCCTTCGATACGATTTATGCGGAAGGTCAGCGCCGCTACGTCGAAAGCCTTTCGGCCTATGCGCGCCAGTTCCTTGAAATGATGCAAAAGCCGGATGTCGATCAGATCGACGGCCTGTCTCCTGCCATTTCCATTGAGCAGAAGACAACAAGCCGCAATCCCCGTTCGACTGTCGGCACCGTCACCGAAATCTACGACTACATGCGCCTGCTTTTCGCGCGTGTGGGCGTACCTTATTCGCCAGCTACCGGCCTGCCGATTGAGAGTCAGACAGTCAGCCAGATGGTTGATCGGGTGCTGGCATTTGAAGAAGGCACGCGTCTTTATATCCTCGCGCCGATCGTTCGCGGTCGCAAAGGCGAATACAAGAAAGAGCTGGCCGAGCTGCAGAAAAAGGGGTTTCAGCGCGTGAAGGTCGATGGCACCTTTTACGAAATCGCTGACGTTCCAGCGCTAGACAAAAAGTACAAACACGATATTGATGTAGTCGTGGACCGCGTTGTCGTGCGCGCCGATCTTGCGACCCGCCTTGCGGACAGTCTTGAAACCTGCCTCAAGCTCGCTGAAGGTCTGGCTATTGCTGAATTCGCTGATAAGCCATTATTGGCTGAAGACACATCGGCGGGCGGTAGTGCAAACAAATCGGCCAACGAGACGCATGAACGCGTGATGTTTTCGGAAAAATTCGCCTGCCCGGTTTCCGGCTTCACTATCCCGGAAATCGAGCCGCGCCTGTTTTCCTTCAATAATCCATTTGGCGCCTGCCCGACCTGTGACGGTCTTGGCACCCAGCAGGCGATTGATCCGAATCTGATTGTTCCCGACGAAAACTCTGCTCTCAAGGATGGAGCGATTGCGCCTTGGGCTCGCTCGTCTTCGCCTTATTACAATCAGACGCTAGAAGCGCTGGGCAAAGCCTATGGTTTTAAGGTTAGCGCCAAGTGGGTAGATCTTTCCGATGAAGCAAAGGATGCCATTCTCTATGGCACCAGGGGCAAGGAAATCACCTTCCAGTATGATGATGGCCTGCGCTCCTATCAGACCACCAAGGCTTTTGAGGGTGTGATTCCTAATCTCGAACGTCGCTGGAAAGAAACCGATTCCGCATGGTCGCGTGAGGAAATCGAACGCTTCATGTCTTCGACGCCCTGCCCGGCCTGTAAAGGCTTTCGCCTGAAACCGGAAGCACTGGCCGTCAAGGTTGGCATGAAGCACATCGGCGAAATCACCAGTATGTCGATCCGCAATGCGGATCAGTGGTTCCGCGATGTCGATGGCACATTCAACGACAAGCAGCGCGAAATTGCAGCCCGCATTCTCAAGGAAATCCGCGAACGTCTGGAATTCCTCAATGATGTCGGCCTTGACTATCTGACGCTGGCTCGTAACTCCGGAACGCTTTCGGGTGGTGAGAGCCAGCGCATTCGCCTCGCTTCGCAGATCGGCTCAGGTCTGACCGGTGTACTTTATGTACTTGATGAGCCGTCCATCGGCCTTCATCAGCGCGACAATGCCCGCCTTCTCGACACGCTTCGTCACTTACGCGATCTCGGCAATACCGTTATCGTGGTCGAGCATGATGAAGATGCGATTCTGACAGCGGACTATGTGGTCGATATCGGCCCGGCGGCTGGTGTTCATGGCGGCAAGATCATTGCGCAGGGCACACCGAAGGACGTTATGTCCAACCCGAATTCGCTGACCGGCAAATATTTGTCGGGCGTGATGGAAGTTGCTGTTCCTGCTGAGCGTCGCAAGCTCATCAAGAACAAGCGCATCCGGGTTGTCGGTGCGCGTGGTAACAATCTGAAGAATGTTTCAGCGGATATCCCGCTTGGTACATTTACGGCAGTTACCGGCGTGTCGGGCGGTGGCAAGTCCACTTTCCTGATCGAAACGCTGTTCAAGGCTGCTTCGCGCCGCATCATGGGTTCGCGTGAACATCCGGCAGAGCATGACCGCATCGAAGGCCTCGAATTCCTCGATAAAGTCATTGATATTGACCAATCGCCGATTGGCCGCACACCGCGCTCCAACCCGGCCACCTATACTGGCGCTTTCACGCCAATCCGCGACTGGTTTTCTGGGTTACCGGAAGCGAAAGCCCGCGGTTATCAGCCAGGACGATTCTCCTTCAACGTGAAGGGCGGTCGTTGTGAAGCCTGTCAGGGCGATGGTGTCATCAAGATCGAGATGCACTTCCTGCCGGATGTCTATGTCACCTGTGATGTCTGCCACGGCAAGCGCTACAATCGCGAAACGCTGGAAGTGCAGTTCAAAGGCAAATCGATTGCCGATGTTCTGGATATGACAGTTGAAGAAGGCGCTGAATTCTTCACAGCCGTTCCAGCCGTGCGCGACAAGCTTGAAACGCTTGTAAAAGTTGGCCTCGGCTATATCAAGGTCGGCCAGCAGGCAACGACACTTTCCGGTGGTGAAGCGCAACGCGTGAAACTTGCCAAGGAATTATCGCGCAAAGCCACAGGCAAAACGCTCTATATTCTTGATGAGCCGACAACCGGCCTACACTTTCACGACGTTGCAAAGCTTCTCGAAGTGCTGCACGAACTTGTCGAACAGGGCAATACGGTTGTGGTTATCGAGCACAATCTCGAAGTTATCAAGACTGCGGACTGGGTAATCGATCTCGGTCCGGAAGGTGGTGATGGCGGCGGAGAAATCGTTGCCGTTGGAAGACCGGAAGACATTGTGAAGGAAAAGCGTTCCTACACAGGCCAATTCCTGAAAGAACTTCTGGAGCGGCGCCCAAAGGGCAAGGCAGAAGCCGCTGAATAA
- the coaD gene encoding pantetheine-phosphate adenylyltransferase, translated as MTIAIYAGSFDPITNGHMDVLKGALRLADRVIVAIGVHPGKKPLFSFEERVELINASAKALLGADAPRVSVISFDALVIDAARKHGAKLMVRGLRDGTDLDYEMQMAGMNGTMAPELQTVFLPADPAVRTITATLVRQIASMGGDVKPFVPVAVASALEAKFKS; from the coding sequence ATGACGATCGCGATTTATGCGGGTTCTTTCGACCCGATCACCAACGGCCATATGGATGTTTTGAAAGGCGCATTGCGTCTTGCCGATCGGGTTATCGTCGCCATTGGCGTGCATCCCGGCAAGAAACCGCTGTTCAGCTTTGAAGAGCGTGTCGAGCTTATCAACGCAAGCGCTAAGGCTTTGCTTGGGGCTGACGCGCCGCGCGTTTCCGTGATTTCGTTTGATGCACTTGTCATTGATGCCGCGCGCAAGCATGGCGCGAAGCTCATGGTGCGTGGTCTGCGCGATGGCACTGATCTCGATTATGAAATGCAGATGGCGGGCATGAATGGAACAATGGCACCGGAATTGCAGACCGTCTTTCTGCCCGCCGATCCTGCTGTACGCACAATTACTGCCACATTGGTCCGCCAGATTGCCTCAATGGGCGGCGATGTAAAGCCCTTCGTTCCCGTAGCTGTTGCTTCGGCTCTGGAAGCAAAATTCAAATCCTGA
- a CDS encoding MarC family protein, whose product MGFYDTVFSAFVTLLVTIDPPGLAPLFLALTPGMDRNHRGQVALRASIIGFIVMALFAIAGAQILSMFGISIGAFRVAGGLLLFWIAFEMIFEKRTERKEKSAEIAITKDHIRNIAAFPLAIPLIAGPGAISAIVLTSDSFDGVGPRAALLGVIAVCLLITYVVLLLAERVDRFLGETGRSILTRLLGVILAALAVQFVADGVRSLING is encoded by the coding sequence ATGGGGTTCTACGATACGGTTTTCAGCGCCTTCGTCACCCTGCTCGTCACCATCGATCCGCCCGGCCTTGCGCCGCTGTTTCTGGCACTCACTCCCGGTATGGATCGCAACCATCGCGGACAGGTAGCCCTACGCGCGTCCATCATCGGCTTCATCGTCATGGCGCTGTTCGCAATCGCTGGCGCACAGATACTCAGTATGTTTGGCATCAGCATTGGCGCTTTTCGTGTCGCAGGTGGTCTGTTGCTGTTCTGGATCGCTTTCGAGATGATTTTCGAAAAGCGAACCGAGCGTAAGGAAAAGAGCGCGGAAATTGCCATTACGAAGGACCACATCCGCAATATCGCCGCCTTCCCGTTGGCTATTCCGCTTATCGCTGGCCCAGGTGCTATTTCGGCTATCGTACTGACGTCGGATTCTTTTGACGGTGTTGGCCCACGCGCAGCGCTTCTTGGCGTTATCGCTGTGTGCCTGCTGATTACCTATGTTGTGTTGCTGCTCGCTGAACGTGTCGATCGGTTTCTTGGCGAAACAGGTCGTTCTATCCTAACCCGACTGCTCGGCGTGATCCTCGCAGCGCTTGCGGTACAGTTCGTTGCCGACGGTGTGCGGTCACTGATCAACGGCTGA
- the queA gene encoding tRNA preQ1(34) S-adenosylmethionine ribosyltransferase-isomerase QueA: MRVDLFDFDLPEESIALRPAEPRDHAKLLRVRPGQPFEDRQVFELPDLLQPGDALVFNDTKVIPAQLEGIRERDGNISQISATLHMRIGPDRWKAFLRPAKRVKEGDHIRFGHSGSSCFLGTLDATVAEKGDAGEVLLVFDLSGAMLDEAIASVGHIPLPPYIASKRAEDERDRSDYQTVYAREEGAVAAPTAGLHFTPELLKKIRERGIEEHFVTLHVGAGTFLPVKADDTTEHKMHSEIGYVSQETADALNAVHKRGGRVICVGTTSLRLIESAAGEDGVIRPWAGPTDIFITPGYKFRAVDLLMTNFHLPRSTLFMLVSAFSGFETMHEAYKRAIDTGYRFYSYGDSSLLERA; encoded by the coding sequence ATGCGTGTTGATCTTTTCGATTTCGATTTGCCGGAAGAGAGCATTGCTCTGCGTCCAGCCGAACCGCGCGACCATGCTAAGCTTCTGCGTGTGCGTCCCGGTCAGCCATTCGAAGATCGACAGGTATTCGAACTGCCTGATCTTTTGCAGCCGGGCGATGCGCTCGTTTTCAACGATACCAAAGTCATTCCCGCACAGCTTGAAGGTATACGCGAGCGGGATGGCAATATTTCGCAGATTAGCGCTACGCTTCACATGCGTATCGGCCCTGATCGCTGGAAAGCATTCCTGCGTCCGGCCAAACGCGTGAAGGAAGGCGACCACATCCGTTTTGGCCATTCGGGTTCAAGCTGCTTCCTTGGAACACTCGACGCAACTGTTGCCGAGAAGGGGGACGCGGGTGAGGTTCTTCTGGTGTTCGACCTTTCTGGCGCGATGCTGGATGAAGCCATTGCTTCGGTCGGCCATATCCCATTGCCGCCTTATATTGCGTCCAAACGCGCCGAAGATGAGCGCGATCGCAGCGATTATCAGACGGTTTATGCGCGTGAGGAGGGTGCTGTCGCAGCACCGACTGCCGGGCTGCATTTTACGCCGGAACTGCTTAAAAAGATCCGCGAACGTGGCATCGAAGAGCATTTCGTAACGCTGCATGTGGGAGCGGGTACATTTCTTCCTGTTAAGGCAGACGATACCACCGAGCATAAGATGCATTCCGAGATCGGTTACGTTTCGCAGGAAACAGCCGATGCGCTGAATGCTGTTCATAAACGTGGTGGGCGGGTGATCTGTGTCGGCACAACATCGCTGCGCCTGATCGAGAGCGCTGCCGGTGAAGATGGCGTCATTCGCCCATGGGCGGGTCCGACCGATATTTTCATCACACCGGGCTATAAGTTCCGTGCGGTCGATCTGCTGATGACCAATTTCCATCTGCCGCGCTCGACGCTCTTCATGCTGGTTTCAGCGTTCAGCGGTTTTGAAACCATGCATGAAGCCTATAAACGCGCCATCGACACAGGCTATCGTTTCTATTCCTACGGGGACTCTTCTCTTTTAGAACGTGCATGA
- the gyrA gene encoding DNA gyrase subunit A — protein sequence MNGGPSGPTGIEPISIIEEMQRSYLDYAMSVIVSRALPDVRDGLKPVHRRILHAMNEMSLAYNRPYRKSAGVIGEVMGKYHPHGDASIYDALVRMAQDFSLRDPLVDGQGNFGSIDGDPPAAMRYTECRLEKVTESLLSDIDKDTVDFQDNYDGREKEPVVLPARFPNLLVNGSGGIAVGMATNIPPHNLGEVIDGCVALIDNPAIELEEIMEIIPGPDFPTGGIILGRAGINSAYSTGRGSVIMRGRVAIEPMRGDREAIIITEIPYQVNKASMIEKMAELVRDKRIEGISDLRDESDRDGYRVVVELKRDAVADVVLNQLYRYTPLQTSFGCNMVALNGGKPEQLNLLDMLRAFVAFREEVVTRRTKFLLNKARDRAHVLVGLAIAVANIDEIIALIRRAPDPATAREQLMERRWPAADVAPLIRLIDDPRHAINDDNTYNLSEEQARAILDLRLQRLTALGRDEVADELNKIGEEIRDYLDILGSRIRVMTIVKEEMIAVRDEFATPRRTEFGLGGAEMDDEDLIAREDMVVTVSHAGYIKRVPLATYRAQRRGGKGRSGMATKDEDFVTRLFVANTHTPVLFFSSRGIVYKEKVWRLPVGNPQSRGKALINMLPLQQGERITTIMPLPEDEESWANLDVMFSTTRGTVRRNKLSDFVQVNRNGKIAMKLEDEGDEILSVDTCTEFDDVLLTCAGGQCIRFPVTDVRVFAGRNSIGVRGINLAEGDKVISMAILHHVEADAAERAAYLKRSIAERRAQGADDADDIVVVGEDVENETELNEERYHELKAREQTVLTVSEYGYGKRSSSYEFRVSGRGGKGIRATDTSKTDEIGKLVALFPVEASDQILLVSDGGQLIRVPVGGIRIAGRSTKGVTIFNTADGEKVVSVERISETESDEENGSSEPVVSAVEGDAPAAGGEE from the coding sequence ATGAATGGCGGCCCGAGCGGCCCTACAGGTATCGAACCGATTTCCATTATTGAGGAGATGCAGCGCTCCTATCTCGATTACGCGATGAGCGTTATCGTGAGCCGTGCCTTGCCAGACGTGCGCGACGGTTTGAAGCCAGTGCATCGTCGTATTCTCCATGCCATGAATGAGATGAGCCTCGCTTACAATCGCCCCTACCGAAAATCGGCAGGTGTGATCGGTGAAGTGATGGGTAAATACCATCCGCATGGCGACGCCTCTATTTATGATGCCTTGGTGCGTATGGCGCAGGACTTTTCCTTGCGTGATCCACTGGTTGATGGGCAGGGTAATTTCGGTTCCATCGACGGCGATCCGCCAGCGGCGATGCGTTATACCGAATGCCGTCTGGAGAAAGTCACTGAATCTCTTTTGTCGGACATCGACAAGGATACGGTTGATTTTCAGGATAACTATGATGGCCGAGAGAAAGAGCCGGTAGTTCTGCCTGCGCGCTTTCCAAACCTGCTTGTCAATGGTTCGGGCGGTATTGCGGTCGGTATGGCAACCAACATTCCGCCGCACAATCTTGGTGAAGTCATTGATGGTTGCGTAGCGCTGATCGACAATCCAGCTATCGAGCTGGAAGAAATCATGGAAATCATTCCTGGTCCAGATTTCCCCACCGGTGGTATTATCCTTGGGCGTGCCGGCATCAACTCGGCTTATAGCACGGGTCGTGGTTCCGTTATTATGCGTGGTCGCGTGGCGATTGAGCCAATGCGCGGCGACCGTGAAGCTATCATCATCACTGAGATACCATATCAGGTGAACAAGGCCTCGATGATCGAGAAAATGGCCGAACTGGTGCGCGACAAGCGTATCGAGGGCATTTCTGATCTGCGCGATGAATCGGACCGCGATGGTTATCGCGTTGTGGTCGAACTCAAGCGCGATGCCGTTGCCGATGTCGTGCTGAACCAGCTTTATCGCTACACGCCGCTGCAGACCTCTTTTGGCTGCAACATGGTGGCTTTGAACGGCGGCAAGCCCGAGCAGCTCAATCTGCTCGACATGCTGCGTGCTTTCGTGGCGTTCCGCGAAGAAGTGGTAACGCGGCGCACCAAGTTCCTGCTCAACAAGGCCCGTGATCGCGCCCATGTGTTGGTTGGTCTTGCAATTGCGGTTGCCAATATTGACGAGATTATCGCACTCATTCGTCGTGCGCCGGACCCGGCAACCGCGCGTGAGCAGTTGATGGAACGTCGTTGGCCTGCCGCCGATGTGGCACCGCTGATCCGTCTCATCGATGATCCACGTCATGCGATTAACGACGATAACACGTATAACCTCTCGGAAGAGCAGGCGCGTGCTATTCTTGATCTTCGCTTGCAGCGCCTGACAGCACTTGGCCGCGATGAAGTTGCGGATGAGCTGAACAAGATCGGCGAAGAAATCCGCGATTATCTGGATATTCTCGGTTCGCGCATTCGCGTCATGACAATCGTCAAGGAAGAGATGATTGCTGTTCGTGACGAGTTCGCTACGCCTCGCCGTACCGAGTTTGGTCTTGGCGGTGCCGAAATGGATGATGAGGACCTTATCGCTCGTGAAGATATGGTTGTTACCGTCAGCCACGCCGGTTACATCAAGCGCGTGCCGCTGGCGACCTATCGTGCGCAGCGTCGTGGCGGCAAAGGCCGCTCCGGCATGGCAACGAAGGACGAGGATTTCGTAACCCGTCTGTTCGTCGCCAATACGCATACGCCGGTGCTGTTCTTCTCCTCGCGCGGCATCGTCTACAAGGAAAAAGTCTGGCGTCTGCCAGTCGGTAATCCGCAGTCGCGCGGCAAGGCACTCATCAATATGCTGCCATTGCAGCAGGGCGAGCGCATTACCACGATCATGCCGCTGCCGGAGGATGAAGAATCCTGGGCAAACCTCGACGTCATGTTCTCGACCACGCGTGGTACGGTGCGCCGTAACAAGCTGTCGGACTTCGTTCAGGTCAACCGCAATGGCAAGATCGCGATGAAGCTCGAAGACGAGGGCGATGAAATCCTCTCGGTCGATACCTGTACGGAATTCGACGATGTGCTTCTGACCTGTGCTGGTGGCCAGTGCATTCGCTTCCCTGTCACGGATGTGCGCGTCTTTGCCGGTCGAAACTCGATTGGCGTGCGCGGTATCAATCTGGCGGAAGGCGATAAGGTTATCTCGATGGCTATCCTTCACCACGTAGAAGCAGATGCTGCTGAACGTGCGGCTTATCTGAAGCGTTCTATTGCTGAACGTCGTGCACAGGGAGCGGATGATGCGGATGATATTGTCGTTGTCGGTGAAGACGTCGAAAATGAAACTGAGCTCAACGAGGAACGCTACCACGAGCTGAAGGCTCGTGAGCAAACCGTTCTCACTGTTAGTGAATATGGTTACGGCAAGCGCTCTTCTTCCTATGAGTTCCGCGTCTCTGGCCGGGGCGGTAAGGGTATCCGTGCAACCGATACGTCGAAGACCGACGAAATCGGCAAGCTGGTTGCTCTGTTCCCGGTCGAGGCAAGCGATCAGATCCTGCTGGTTTCCGATGGCGGTCAGCTGATCCGCGTGCCGGTCGGTGGCATTCGTATCGCTGGACGCTCGACCAAGGGTGTCACGATCTTCAATACAGCTGACGGCGAAAAGGTCGTTTCGGTCGAACGCATTTCGGAAACGGAAAGCGATGAAGAAAACGGCTCGTCTGAGCCAGTCGTCTCGGCAGTTGAAGGTGATGCACCTGCTGCAGGTGGCGAAGAATAA
- a CDS encoding single-stranded DNA-binding protein, whose amino-acid sequence MAGSVNKVILVGNLGADPEIRRLNSGDQIANLRIATSESWRDRQSGERKDRTEWHSVVIFNENLAKVAEQYLKKGSKVYIEGALQTRKWQDQNGNDRYTTEIVLQKFRGELQMLDSRGEGGGEGRSFGGGGGGNRNQMSDYSGGGNDFGSSGPSNQGGGGFSRDLDDEIPF is encoded by the coding sequence ATGGCTGGTAGTGTCAACAAAGTCATTCTGGTCGGCAATCTTGGTGCCGATCCTGAAATTCGTCGCCTCAATTCCGGCGACCAGATTGCCAATTTGCGCATTGCGACATCGGAAAGCTGGCGCGACCGTCAGAGCGGTGAGCGCAAGGATCGTACTGAATGGCACAGCGTTGTCATTTTCAACGAAAATCTCGCCAAGGTTGCCGAGCAGTACCTCAAGAAGGGCTCCAAGGTTTATATCGAAGGCGCGCTGCAAACCCGCAAATGGCAGGATCAGAACGGCAACGACCGTTATACGACTGAAATCGTGTTGCAAAAATTCCGTGGCGAATTGCAAATGCTCGACAGCCGTGGTGAAGGCGGCGGCGAGGGTCGCTCGTTCGGCGGTGGTGGCGGTGGCAATCGCAACCAGATGTCCGATTACTCCGGTGGTGGTAATGACTTTGGTTCGTCCGGCCCATCTAATCAGGGCGGTGGCGGTTTCTCCCGCGATCTCGACGATGAAATTCCATTCTGA
- a CDS encoding peptidylprolyl isomerase, translating into MSFIRSALAAATLVALSQGVAFAADTLNLQLKDGNVAIELDPKLAPKHVAQIEKLVKQGAYDGVAFHRVIPGFMAQTGDVKFGNVDKGFNASRVGTGGSELPNLPAEFSKEPFVRGTVGMARSQDPNSANSQFFIMFNDGAFLNGQYTVVGKVVSGMDVVDKIKKGSESDNGSVENPDKIVKATISK; encoded by the coding sequence ATGTCATTCATCCGTTCGGCCTTGGCCGCAGCTACGCTTGTTGCGCTTTCTCAAGGCGTGGCTTTTGCCGCTGACACCCTCAATTTGCAGCTCAAAGACGGCAATGTTGCTATTGAACTAGACCCAAAGCTTGCCCCGAAGCACGTTGCACAGATTGAAAAGCTCGTGAAACAAGGTGCATATGATGGCGTGGCTTTCCACCGTGTGATCCCTGGCTTCATGGCACAGACGGGTGATGTCAAGTTTGGTAATGTCGATAAAGGTTTCAATGCTTCGCGCGTTGGCACAGGGGGTTCCGAGCTTCCTAACCTCCCGGCCGAATTCTCCAAGGAGCCTTTTGTACGCGGCACTGTTGGTATGGCGCGCAGCCAGGACCCGAATTCAGCGAACTCGCAGTTTTTCATCATGTTCAATGATGGTGCCTTTCTGAACGGCCAGTACACGGTTGTTGGCAAGGTTGTCAGTGGCATGGACGTGGTTGATAAGATCAAAAAGGGAAGTGAATCCGACAATGGCTCGGTTGAAAACCCCGACAAGATCGTCAAAGCCACGATCTCAAAATAA
- the phnN gene encoding phosphonate metabolism protein/1,5-bisphosphokinase (PRPP-forming) PhnN encodes MQAGSGAQGCFVAVVGPSGAGKDTILDAAREALKDDLRFHFVRRVITRAKMSGSEDHDSLDVTSFDKTADEGAYALHWQAHGLRYGLPRSMDARLAEGTVVIANVSRRVLADISRQYQSRSIVLITAQPSVLAERLALRGRETREQIEKRLAREVRFDDQDENIVTIDNSADIASAAGKFINHLINVASKS; translated from the coding sequence ATGCAGGCCGGTTCTGGTGCTCAGGGATGTTTTGTTGCCGTTGTCGGCCCGAGTGGAGCTGGCAAAGATACAATCCTGGATGCAGCGCGAGAGGCGCTGAAAGATGATCTGCGGTTTCATTTTGTGCGCCGGGTCATTACCCGAGCAAAAATGTCCGGTAGTGAAGATCATGATAGCCTTGATGTAACATCCTTTGATAAAACTGCGGACGAGGGCGCTTACGCACTTCACTGGCAAGCGCATGGCTTGCGTTATGGTTTGCCGCGATCAATGGATGCGAGACTTGCAGAAGGCACTGTTGTGATTGCCAATGTATCGCGCAGGGTGCTGGCGGATATAAGCAGGCAATATCAATCACGTTCTATCGTTCTGATCACTGCGCAGCCGTCTGTCCTCGCCGAGCGACTTGCATTGCGTGGCCGCGAAACACGCGAGCAGATCGAAAAGCGTCTGGCGCGGGAAGTACGCTTTGATGACCAGGACGAAAATATCGTCACGATTGATAACTCCGCAGACATTGCGTCAGCGGCAGGAAAGTTCATCAATCATCTGATTAATGTTGCTTCAAAATCATAA
- a CDS encoding peptidylprolyl isomerase — MAYKDPENTLVLETTKGNVVLELFPDLAPGHVERIKELAREGAYDGVVFHRVIDGFMAQTGDVKFGKTGGAHFNGSRAGMGGSDKPDLKAEFSNTQHKRGTASMARSQNPNSANSQFFICFTDAPWLDRQYTVWGQVIEGMDNVDKIKRGEPVTDPDVIVTARIASDI, encoded by the coding sequence ATGGCTTACAAAGACCCGGAAAACACGCTCGTTCTTGAAACCACCAAGGGCAATGTCGTTCTCGAACTCTTCCCTGATCTGGCTCCTGGCCATGTCGAACGCATCAAGGAACTGGCACGCGAAGGCGCTTATGACGGCGTTGTGTTCCACCGCGTTATCGACGGCTTCATGGCTCAAACCGGCGACGTCAAGTTCGGCAAGACGGGTGGCGCGCATTTCAACGGCTCACGCGCTGGTATGGGCGGTTCGGACAAGCCTGATCTTAAGGCTGAGTTCTCGAACACCCAGCATAAGCGCGGCACTGCTTCGATGGCTCGTTCGCAGAACCCGAACTCGGCTAACTCGCAGTTCTTCATCTGCTTCACCGATGCTCCATGGCTGGACCGTCAGTACACTGTATGGGGTCAGGTTATTGAAGGCATGGACAATGTGGACAAGATCAAGCGCGGCGAACCAGTTACCGATCCAGACGTGATCGTAACTGCCCGCATCGCTTCAGACATCTAA